The Geotalea uraniireducens Rf4 genome window below encodes:
- the ileS gene encoding isoleucine--tRNA ligase, with the protein MEYKDTLNLPVTAFPMKANLAQKELEILDNWEKSGLYQKLEEAGKGKPHYILHDGPPYANGHIHIGHALNKILKDIVLKSKRMSGFDAPYIPGWDCHGLPIELQVEKNLGSKKHEISKLEMRKLCREYAAKFVDIQKKEFERLGVLGEWDNPYLTMHYSYEGITAHELARFAENGGLYKGKKPVHWCSSCGTALAEAEVEYADHKSPSVFVKFLLKEDLSGQIPALAGKKVSLVIWTTTPWTLPANLAIAMHPEFDYVALDTGSEVLIVADGLKESFLKATGLQGEVIATFRADLLEKKLCRHPFYDRDSVVLLGEHVTLEAGTGCVHTAPGHGQEDYELGLRFGLDIYNPVDNRGRFLENVEFFAGQFVFDANQQVIEKLQEVGALVGKAEITHSYPHCWRCKKPIIFRATEQWFIGMESNDLRKKALNEINTVNWIPKWGKERIYGMIENRPDWCVSRQRNWGVPITVFYCKACGEALADGRIMHHVADLFEKDGSDIWYDREAGELLPPGTKCPSCGKEEFDKEMDILDVWFDSGVSHAAVLEHRPNLSSPADMYLEGSDQHRGWFHSSLLASVGTRGVAPYKSVLTHGFVVDGSGRKMSKSVGNVVAPEDVIKKYGAEVLRLWVAAQDYRDDLRISQEILTRLSEAYRRIRNTCRYILGNIGDFDPKADSVPYGDMPEIDRWALHQLELLKEKVLKAYDACEFHVLYHAVNGFCTVEMSAFYLDILKDRVYTSKKDSLERRSAQTAMYQILDTLVKLVAPVLSFTADEVWRYMPTPAEENVHLAQFPELRPEQKDDGLVERWETIMRVRAEVSKALEQSRVQKVIGHSLDAAVALKAPAELRQQLQPYAAELKSIFIVSKAELVDDIPGESYMAEGIAGLQIRVTAAPGEKCERCWCYDEELGRDSEHPTICPKCLAAVK; encoded by the coding sequence ATGGAATACAAAGACACCCTTAATCTCCCTGTTACCGCATTTCCCATGAAAGCAAATCTGGCACAGAAAGAGCTGGAGATCCTGGACAACTGGGAAAAGAGCGGTCTTTACCAGAAGCTGGAAGAAGCCGGCAAAGGTAAACCGCACTACATCCTCCATGACGGCCCCCCGTACGCCAACGGCCATATCCACATCGGCCACGCCCTCAACAAGATCCTCAAGGACATCGTCCTGAAAAGCAAGAGGATGAGCGGTTTTGACGCCCCCTACATTCCCGGCTGGGACTGCCACGGACTCCCTATCGAACTCCAGGTGGAGAAGAACCTCGGTTCGAAGAAACACGAGATCTCCAAGCTGGAGATGCGCAAACTCTGCCGGGAATATGCCGCAAAGTTCGTGGATATCCAAAAGAAAGAGTTCGAACGCCTCGGCGTCCTGGGAGAGTGGGACAACCCCTACCTGACCATGCACTACAGCTACGAGGGAATAACCGCCCACGAGCTGGCCAGATTCGCCGAAAACGGCGGCCTCTACAAGGGGAAGAAACCGGTCCACTGGTGTTCGTCGTGCGGCACCGCCCTGGCAGAGGCCGAGGTGGAGTATGCGGACCACAAATCGCCGTCGGTCTTTGTCAAGTTCCTCCTGAAAGAAGACCTTTCCGGACAGATCCCGGCCCTGGCAGGAAAAAAGGTTTCGCTGGTGATCTGGACCACCACCCCCTGGACCCTCCCGGCCAACCTGGCCATAGCCATGCATCCCGAGTTCGACTACGTGGCGCTTGACACGGGGAGCGAAGTGCTGATCGTAGCTGACGGGCTCAAGGAGAGCTTTCTCAAGGCCACCGGCCTGCAAGGCGAGGTCATCGCCACCTTCAGGGCCGACCTCCTGGAGAAAAAACTTTGCCGGCACCCGTTCTACGATCGGGATTCCGTGGTTCTCCTCGGCGAGCACGTTACCCTGGAAGCGGGCACCGGCTGCGTTCATACCGCCCCCGGTCACGGGCAGGAAGACTACGAGCTGGGGCTCAGGTTCGGCCTCGACATCTACAATCCGGTGGACAACCGGGGACGCTTCCTGGAAAACGTCGAGTTTTTCGCCGGCCAGTTTGTCTTTGACGCAAACCAGCAGGTCATTGAAAAGCTTCAGGAGGTAGGGGCGCTGGTCGGCAAGGCGGAAATCACCCACTCATATCCCCACTGCTGGCGCTGCAAAAAGCCGATCATCTTCCGTGCCACCGAGCAGTGGTTCATCGGCATGGAGAGTAACGATCTGCGCAAAAAGGCGCTCAATGAGATAAACACCGTCAACTGGATCCCCAAGTGGGGCAAAGAGCGGATCTACGGGATGATCGAAAACCGTCCGGACTGGTGCGTTTCGCGTCAGCGCAACTGGGGGGTGCCGATCACCGTCTTTTACTGCAAGGCATGCGGTGAGGCCTTGGCCGATGGCCGGATCATGCACCATGTGGCCGACCTCTTCGAAAAAGACGGCTCGGATATCTGGTATGACCGTGAAGCGGGCGAACTGCTCCCGCCGGGGACAAAGTGCCCGTCCTGCGGCAAGGAAGAGTTCGACAAGGAGATGGACATCCTCGACGTCTGGTTTGATTCAGGCGTTTCCCACGCCGCCGTCTTAGAGCACCGACCAAACCTCTCCTCACCTGCTGACATGTACCTGGAGGGGAGCGACCAGCACCGCGGCTGGTTCCACTCGTCTCTTTTGGCCAGTGTCGGCACACGGGGAGTTGCCCCCTACAAATCCGTCCTGACCCACGGCTTCGTCGTTGACGGCAGCGGTCGCAAGATGAGCAAATCGGTGGGGAACGTGGTCGCACCGGAAGACGTGATCAAGAAATACGGCGCCGAAGTGCTGCGTCTCTGGGTTGCAGCCCAGGACTACCGCGACGACCTGCGCATCTCCCAGGAGATCCTTACCCGGCTTTCCGAGGCCTATCGCCGCATCCGCAACACCTGCCGCTACATCCTCGGCAACATCGGGGACTTCGACCCCAAAGCCGACAGCGTTCCCTACGGAGACATGCCGGAGATCGACCGCTGGGCGCTGCACCAACTGGAGCTTTTGAAGGAAAAGGTGCTCAAGGCCTATGACGCCTGCGAGTTCCATGTGCTCTACCACGCGGTCAACGGATTTTGCACCGTGGAGATGAGCGCCTTTTACCTGGATATCCTCAAGGACCGGGTCTACACGAGCAAGAAGGACTCCCTGGAGAGGAGAAGCGCCCAGACCGCCATGTATCAGATTCTCGACACCCTGGTGAAGCTTGTCGCCCCGGTCCTCTCCTTCACAGCCGATGAAGTCTGGCGCTACATGCCAACCCCTGCAGAAGAGAACGTGCACCTGGCCCAGTTCCCGGAGCTGCGACCGGAGCAGAAAGACGACGGGCTGGTGGAACGATGGGAAACCATCATGCGGGTGCGCGCCGAGGTTTCCAAGGCACTGGAGCAGTCCCGCGTACAGAAGGTCATCGGCCACTCCCTGGATGCCGCCGTCGCGCTCAAAGCCCCTGCGGAACTTCGCCAACAGTTGCAGCCGTATGCTGCGGAACTGAAGAGCATCTTCATCGTTTCCAAGGCAGAACTGGTGGACGATATCCCCGGTGAAAGCTACATGGCAGAAGGAATTGCCGGCCTGCAGATCCGGGTGACGGCCGCGCCGGGAGAAAAATGCGAGCGCTGCTGGTGCTACGACGAGGAGCTCGGCCGGGACAGCGAACATCCGACCATCTGCCCGAAATGCCTGGCCGCAGTGAAATAG
- the lspA gene encoding signal peptidase II — MKLKYLILLTVSILVIGIDQATKLFVNKVMDLHSSITVVQNFFNITYMRNKGAAFSFLSNFNYRIPFFILVSLVAVVVIISVIYKLRPDQKFAALSLSLILSGALGNLIDRVRLGEVIDFLDAHWYEHHWPAFNVADSAICVGVFLLAIDMFLEEQRQKKQKD, encoded by the coding sequence ATGAAACTGAAATATCTCATCCTCCTTACCGTATCGATCCTGGTGATCGGCATCGACCAGGCGACGAAGCTCTTCGTCAATAAGGTCATGGACCTCCACAGCTCCATAACCGTGGTGCAGAACTTCTTCAACATCACCTACATGCGCAACAAGGGGGCTGCATTCAGCTTCCTCTCCAACTTCAACTACCGCATACCCTTCTTCATCCTCGTGTCGCTGGTCGCCGTCGTCGTCATCATCAGCGTTATCTATAAACTGCGCCCCGACCAGAAATTCGCCGCCCTCTCCCTCTCCCTCATCCTGTCCGGGGCTCTCGGCAATCTCATCGACCGGGTCCGGCTCGGCGAGGTGATCGACTTCCTCGACGCCCATTGGTACGAACACCATTGGCCCGCCTTCAACGTGGCCGACTCGGCCATCTGCGTCGGCGTCTTCCTCCTGGCCATCGACATGTTCCTGGAGGAACAGCGGCAAAAGAAACAGAAGGATTAG
- the rdgC gene encoding recombination-associated protein RdgC, with translation MGILSNTVSICQFRVAGDLPVSDLFQWASERLSRNGFQPIDQGAAELSTGWVHLDDHRESGFAVPAAFWRDHYLAFTLRRDQRRLPAALLKAYLQVAEHEHLAANPGLSRVPKQKREELKDAVRVALLARTLPVPSTWDAVWDTRSGLVTFTSLSPAIVEQFEAQFKKTFEGLRLVAVHPFARAEQVVDEGLKPALDQANQAGSEAVIDLIRSNQWLGWDFFLWLMFRTMQDTSEYRVSRPGPAQENEPFVAYINDRLVLLCAGENGLQKITVAGPQDHFSEVRTALKTGKRITEATLYLEKDEHTWRVTLKGEMFHFASLKAPAVRIEKDDSVDEVSEREAVFFERMFVLEQGMQLFDSLYAAFLALRLGAGWGEEERRIGEWLAAGEAA, from the coding sequence ATGGGTATTTTGTCAAACACCGTCAGTATTTGCCAGTTCCGGGTCGCCGGGGATCTCCCCGTCTCGGATCTGTTTCAATGGGCGTCAGAACGCCTGTCCAGGAACGGCTTTCAGCCTATCGACCAGGGGGCGGCCGAGCTTTCCACCGGCTGGGTCCACCTGGATGACCATCGTGAAAGCGGCTTTGCCGTGCCGGCTGCATTCTGGAGAGATCACTACCTGGCTTTCACCCTGCGCCGCGACCAGCGCCGTTTGCCGGCAGCTCTGCTCAAGGCCTATCTGCAGGTGGCGGAACATGAGCATCTTGCCGCTAATCCGGGTCTTTCCCGAGTGCCGAAGCAGAAACGGGAAGAGCTTAAGGACGCGGTGCGTGTAGCGCTCTTGGCCAGGACCCTGCCTGTGCCGTCTACCTGGGACGCCGTCTGGGATACGAGGAGCGGCCTGGTAACCTTTACTTCCCTGTCCCCTGCCATCGTCGAGCAGTTCGAGGCCCAGTTCAAGAAGACCTTCGAAGGATTGCGCCTTGTGGCCGTTCATCCCTTTGCCCGGGCTGAACAGGTGGTTGACGAAGGGCTGAAGCCGGCGCTCGACCAGGCCAACCAGGCAGGGAGCGAGGCGGTCATTGACCTCATCAGGAGTAACCAGTGGCTTGGGTGGGATTTTTTTCTCTGGCTCATGTTCCGCACCATGCAAGATACATCCGAATACCGGGTCAGCCGTCCGGGACCGGCCCAGGAGAACGAGCCGTTCGTGGCCTACATCAATGACCGCCTGGTATTGCTCTGCGCAGGAGAGAACGGCCTGCAGAAGATCACCGTTGCCGGCCCGCAGGATCATTTCAGCGAGGTGCGCACCGCCCTTAAGACCGGCAAGCGGATCACCGAGGCGACCCTCTACCTAGAGAAGGATGAGCATACCTGGCGGGTGACGCTGAAGGGTGAGATGTTCCACTTTGCTTCGTTAAAAGCGCCGGCGGTAAGGATAGAGAAGGATGACAGCGTTGACGAGGTAAGCGAACGGGAGGCGGTTTTTTTTGAACGGATGTTTGTCCTTGAACAGGGGATGCAGTTATTCGACAGTCTTTATGCAGCCTTCCTGGCCCTGCGCCTCGGCGCCGGTTGGGGCGAAGAGGAACGGCGGATCGGCGAATGGCTGGCAGCCGGCGAGGCTGCCTAG